One window from the genome of Salvelinus sp. IW2-2015 unplaced genomic scaffold, ASM291031v2 Un_scaffold16393, whole genome shotgun sequence encodes:
- the LOC112080608 gene encoding SWI/SNF-related matrix-associated actin-dependent regulator of chromatin subfamily B member 1-A isoform X1, with product MALSKTFGQKPIKFQLEQDGDFYMVGSEVGNYLRMFRGSLYKRYPSLSRRLASVEERKKIVASSHATSVTLLKASECEEIFEGNDEKYKAVSISTEPPAYLREQKGKRNSQWVPTLPNSSHHLDAVPCSTTINRNRMGRDKKRTFPLCFDDHDPAVIHENASQAEVLVPIRLDMEIDGQKLRDAFTWNMNEKLMTPEMFAEILCDDLDLNPLAFVPAIASAIRQQIESYPTDSILDEQTDQRVIIKLNIHVGNISLVDQFEWDMSERENSPETFALKLCSELGLGGEFVTTIAYSIRGQLSWHQRTYAFSENPLPTVEIAIRNTGDADTWCPLLETLTDAEMEKKIRDQDRNTRRMRRLANTAPAW from the exons aTGGCGTTAAGCAAAACCTTTGGGCAGAAACCGATTAAATTTCAGTTAGAGCAAGATGGAGACTTTTACATGGTTGGATCAGAG GTTGGAAACTACCTGCGTATGTTCAGGGGCTCCCTGTATAAAAGGTACCCATCACTCTCGAGGAGGTTAGCctcagtagaggagaggaagaaaattgTAGCATCATCGCACG CCACAAGTGTGACTCTCCTGAAGGCCTCCGAATGTGAAGAGATTTTCGAGGGGAACGATGAGAAGTACAAAGCTGTTTCCATCAGCACAGAACCACCGGCCTACCTCAG GGAGCAGAAGGGGAAGAGGAACAGCCAGTGGGTTCCCACGCTGCCCAACAGCTCCCACCACCTGGACGCTGTTCCCTGCTCCACCACCATCAACCGCAACCGCATGGGCCGCGACAAGAAGAGGACCTTCCCCCTGTG CTTTGACGACCACGACCCGGCGGTGATCCACGAGAACGCGTCTCAGGCCGAGGTGCTGGTTCCCATCCGTCTGGACATGGAGATTGATGGGCAGAAGCTCAGAGATGCGTTCACCTGGAACATGAACG AGAAGCTGATGACCCCGGAGATGTTTGCAGAGATCCTGTGTGACGACCTGGACCTGAACCCACTGGCCTTCGTCCCGGCCATTGCCTCAGCCATTCGCCAGCAGATAGAGTCCTACCCCACAGACAGCATCCTGGACGAGCAGACTGACCAGAGGGTCATCATCAag CTGAATATCCACGTGGGAAACATCTCCTTGGTGGACCAGTTTGAGTGGGACATGTCGGAGAGGGAGAACTCTCCGGAGACTTTTGCCCTCAAGCTGTGCTCCGAGCTGGGCCTGGGAGGAGAGTTTGTCACCACCATCGCCTACAGCATCCGTGGCCAGCTCAGCTGGCACCAGAGGACGTACGCcttcag TGAGAATCCCCTGCCTACGGTGGAAATCGCCATCCGCAACACAGGTGACGCTGACACATGGTGCCCCCTGCTGGAGACCCTGACAGACGCAGAGATGGAGAAGAAGATCAGGGACCAGGACAGGAACACCAG ACGAATGAGACGACTTGCCAACACTGCCCCTGCCtggtag
- the LOC112080608 gene encoding SWI/SNF-related matrix-associated actin-dependent regulator of chromatin subfamily B member 1-A isoform X2 encodes MALSKTFGQKPIKFQLEQDGDFYMVGSEVGNYLRMFRGSLYKRYPSLSRRLASVEERKKIVASSHATSVTLLKASECEEIFEGNDEKYKAVSISTEPPAYLREQKGKRNSQWVPTLPNSSHHLDAVPCSTTINRNRMGRDKKRTFPLCFDDHDPAVIHENASQAEVLVPIRLDMEIDGQKLRDAFTWNMNEKLMTPEMFAEILCDDLDLNPLAFVPAIASAIRQQIESYPTDSILDEQTDQRVIIKLNIHVGNISLVDQFEWDMSERENSPETFALKLCSELGLGGEFVTTIAYSIRGQLSWHQRTYAFRSDFRSICF; translated from the exons aTGGCGTTAAGCAAAACCTTTGGGCAGAAACCGATTAAATTTCAGTTAGAGCAAGATGGAGACTTTTACATGGTTGGATCAGAG GTTGGAAACTACCTGCGTATGTTCAGGGGCTCCCTGTATAAAAGGTACCCATCACTCTCGAGGAGGTTAGCctcagtagaggagaggaagaaaattgTAGCATCATCGCACG CCACAAGTGTGACTCTCCTGAAGGCCTCCGAATGTGAAGAGATTTTCGAGGGGAACGATGAGAAGTACAAAGCTGTTTCCATCAGCACAGAACCACCGGCCTACCTCAG GGAGCAGAAGGGGAAGAGGAACAGCCAGTGGGTTCCCACGCTGCCCAACAGCTCCCACCACCTGGACGCTGTTCCCTGCTCCACCACCATCAACCGCAACCGCATGGGCCGCGACAAGAAGAGGACCTTCCCCCTGTG CTTTGACGACCACGACCCGGCGGTGATCCACGAGAACGCGTCTCAGGCCGAGGTGCTGGTTCCCATCCGTCTGGACATGGAGATTGATGGGCAGAAGCTCAGAGATGCGTTCACCTGGAACATGAACG AGAAGCTGATGACCCCGGAGATGTTTGCAGAGATCCTGTGTGACGACCTGGACCTGAACCCACTGGCCTTCGTCCCGGCCATTGCCTCAGCCATTCGCCAGCAGATAGAGTCCTACCCCACAGACAGCATCCTGGACGAGCAGACTGACCAGAGGGTCATCATCAag CTGAATATCCACGTGGGAAACATCTCCTTGGTGGACCAGTTTGAGTGGGACATGTCGGAGAGGGAGAACTCTCCGGAGACTTTTGCCCTCAAGCTGTGCTCCGAGCTGGGCCTGGGAGGAGAGTTTGTCACCACCATCGCCTACAGCATCCGTGGCCAGCTCAGCTGGCACCAGAGGACGTACGCcttcag GTCTGATTTCAGGTCAATATGCTTTTGA